The Paralichthys olivaceus isolate ysfri-2021 chromosome 2, ASM2471397v2, whole genome shotgun sequence genomic interval CCCCAGGATCCAGGAGAAGGGgagaaacatgtttgtttcacAAAAACACTAGGATCTCTCGCACATGCTACTACAATCTGTTCAGCAAAGACGAACAAGTCAGTTTGTGCTAAATTCCTGTGAGTCAAAGCTTTGGCCAAGTATGTGAGTGTGCTCCACACTTCAGCTCCAAAGGTCAACTTTGATTTGACTGCGTTTATCTCATCTCGTCATTTCCTGATGAATAGGACTAAATGTCCTCAAAACAGATGATTAGGTTTACAGACCAATCAGACACCTTTTCACTGGTTCAGAATAAAATCACAgagtttacacaaaaacacatttatacaagAAATGTCATACAAGgaaatgtctttattattattctcattttttttattaactgcTGTTCAAAGGCTTCAAGTTCCCttgggttaaataaaaaaatcaaatggcATCCTTGCCGTTCTGAACCAGCAGCTGATGTGTGTAAATACAAAACATCCCCATcacgtttttttctttacatacaACAAAGGCAACAAGAGGTATGTATGAAACCACAACACATTTCAGCAGCCTGATTTTTAACATGGAATAGACACTTTGTAATAATCCAGATTTGTTCGTGTGCTTCGTTGAATTGCTCGCAACATAAACAGGAGGCATTTCTCTCATTCCAGTGTGAGCCATAGAGAAATCACTTTTTAATCATCATTTGAGGTATTTTAAGGCAAAACCCTGATAGCTTGTCAATAGCTTCATACATATGTATCAGAGAGTTTCTAGAGGAATTCTGTCAGTCTGTGCAACATGTGTCTGTCTTCTGTATGTCAATCCAACATCCTGACTTTCTGGGATCTGAACTGTCTCTGAGCTGTGGGAGGAAACGGGAGTAGctggagaaaacccatgcagaACGCGCAACACAGCAAGAACCGGGAACCtttttgctgtgaggcgacagagACCCTGCACAGTTCATATAAAAGTACAGCATGAAGACTGGAAACAAAGCGACTTATCTACCCTGGCTCCGACTGCTGTACCGACACGACAGTGGTATCAATAATCgtcatttgtcttttattcacTGATGGACCACTCCAACAGCTCTAACTGAGTCCAGCTGTTGCATTTTGGTAGTTTTAGCTCCTCCCCTGGCTCTGGTCGACTCTATGATGCCTCATCAGGTCCCAGAAGAGCATGCTGAGCACTGTGTGTGGGGCCAAACGTAGGAAGACTGGGCCCATGCCCTTGTAAAACCCCAGCAGCCCTTCAGCTTGGCACACCTTCAGCATACAGTCTGAAAACCCATGGTACAGACGTCCCTGAGAGGCACAGAGGGAAAACAACAAGCTTTGGTCTTATAGTGCGTGTTTACATATTTAACTTAATCCTATTAAGCCAAGATTGAGCAAGTAAAATTTTGATTAGATTATTTAAACTCACCCGACGAAACTCATCCACTGGCTGGTTGTAGAGCCTCGTGCTAATGACGTCAAATGGCGTCATGGTGATGGCCACAGCGACGCCGCTGATCATGGCAGCGACCAATGCCGTGAGCCATCTGTTTGGACTGAGCCActggaaagaaacagagaacCTGATGTGTAACTGGAATTTGACTTCTGGCTGACAGTGTGACAAACATTGTTGTGGAATACACGTGCTGTACAAATGTCAGCCGCTCATCACATATACCTGGGTATGTGACACCCAATCCTTGGCCGAGGTGAAGGTCGCCAGCTGAGCAGCTGATCCCACCATGACTCGCGGCACGGCCCCGTTCACACCCCTCCAGAGACCAATCAAACCTTCTCTTCTATAGATGGAGGTAAAGGCATCAGACACTCcctgaaatgacaaaataaaacataatgtgaaaaatgaatTGGAAGCAGCAGATATGTGTCTAATAAcccagtgtgtgttttacttttgtgAACAATTAGCTGTATAAAACCTTTTTCATGGATATCACCCTCAATCATGTGAGGTGTCCTTACTAGAGCCTGACCGATTTATAGCTTTGGATAATATCAGCCAATATGAGCTGTTCACAGaatgcatttatgtttgctgatatccACCGATgagaaaacttttattttacagaataaacgaTGCAGAAAGATGTGCATTACATAGGtttacatgttttgttttttcattcaagttctatatatttggagtatttgtgttttatggtTTAAGCatcattacatttctttatcaaAAGGGTTTGATAATGAAATATTAGGAGGAAttcccttttttccttctttttttttcgaAATACCATGTTAGTTATTACTTCCTAATACTGGTATCAGCATCAGCCCCCAAAATTCAGGCTCTACTCTTTGTAACTGaagtttaattttgtgtttataAAAGTGTATCACATTATAGACACTAAACACCCATGTTTGTAATGATCCTGGCTAAATTGACAGACGGGTCAGTTATATAGGATGatgacttttttaaatcctAAGACTGATGTACTTTCAAGAATGTGTTAGAAATAAAGTATGAAATGACAACAAATTaataaacaaaaactgaaaatactcTTGAGGAGCTgtggaaatacagaaatatatgATCACTGTGTAAAAGACGATGCATCATCTTTTACAAACTGCAACAATAAAATGCCACAGTTACacatattatataaaaatataatactgAAACTCACTATGTGTTTCTTGAAAAGTTGTAACTGAAGCATTTGAACACATAGAATGAAATTACGCCAGATGAAAACTTCATGTGTCTTACCAGATGGTTATGCTGGTGACCGACTGCTATGGCTTCCACAGTTTGAGCTTGGAGATGAGTCTTCACCTGTGAATTAAAGACACAAGGTTTAATGGGTTTTCAGGTTTATACATTACACTGTACTCTAACAGATTCCTTAAAGTCTCCACAAAATCCTTTATGTTCGTTTGGACCAATAGAAAACTCATGTTGATTCCACACTGAATCCACATTATCTCTGCTAGTTACAGGTTTCTAGCCCTATTTGTTGCCGAAAAAAATCCTGGtcccaaattgcacacactcaaagatatcagtcccctatatgtatgtttttataaCAAGGTCCATCatttattccctgggaaattggtgaaaatgtcagatCCATACCACAagtgaatgggttctttctcaGCCCCTGTCCCAcccttcaccaagtttcatggacaTCCATTCAGTAGCTTTTGCGTAAtcatgctgacaaacaaacaggtgaaaacataacttcctatgcagaggtaataaaaccaaacttgtcACTAAGCCAAAGAATTTGCCAGGAACTGGACAAAGAAGTCCATGACTCAGTCCTTTGCACCAAACCTGAATTACCTGATACAATAATAACACGCACAAAAGCAAGCCTCTCCTCTTGACTTCATAGAGAGTGTCAATTACATAACTCCCTGCCAACAGCTCACATGAAAGAGCCATAAGTTCCTGTATATTCTTGGCAGCAGGCGCTAGGTTGGAGCCACGTGCAGGGTATATTTAGTGACCTAGATATAGACCAGCATCCCACAGTATTGTCTTTCCATGAGGGAGTAAAAGGTCAGATGCCTCAGCTgaggcagaaacacaacaacatgactCAGCTCGTATTAAAAGAGGACGTGCAGAGGAGCACGTTCATAAAAACATGCTGTAAATCAAGAGATGGTGACATTTGATATTtgtgtcagaaaaacaaacatgagggTGTCAAACTGTGGCTAGTTGTGTAGATGATGATGTATCTATCTGCATCTATGTGAACAGCAAAGCAGAGTGGGGTCAGGGTGGGGGCATTAAAATAAACTCAAGATTATAGTGAATCAAAAATGTCTTTGAATGAGAAACTATCTATTACTAACCCGAAACTAATATaccatgttgtgtttctttgcttCACGAGCTCTTGTCCTGGTTAAAAAATAGATACAGGACATTTGACATGCCTTCAATACAGAGCCGAGTGCTTTCATGTTTCTTGTTTGTTCTGACGTGCAATACTGCTGCAGATGATTTAGAAAGCGTTTCAAAGTTGGGTCTTCTAGTTGGTCATCAAGCAGGTGTAGTTGCcgtttgttttttaacaggATTACGCAAACTACTAATACTGAAccgattttattgaaacttgatggaaggatgttgTATGAGCCGAGGAGGAGCTACTTACTTTTGAATAAGATTGAATTGAGGGGGCAGATCCTGAaactgtttttcactttctttaaatttaaaagatgGGAGGTTTTCCCGACATTTTATTTACCgtattaatttttttctcaagAAGTAACACAGAGAGCTTTGTGAATGATCAGGCATGTATGGattgttgaaatgtaaaaatgcatGTGATCATGTGCCCCAATCACACTGTCTGTTTGTATCAAAAGAGCAGTAGACTGAAACCTGAACTGAATCTGATTCCTTCCTCACAGAGCTGTTTTCCTACAGTAGCTCTCTTGTCTTCTGTTGAGTAActtatgtgtgtgtaaggttGAGGGTGACAAGGGTAACCTAATCAGACAAGATTAATTTTTAATTGTACACAGGTTTTAACTTCCAATTGGGTTTAGTGTTTAAGTTCACACTCGCAGACTGCAGCAGTTACAGGACCAGGGCCTCTGTCCTGCATGTCTTTAAAATACTCACTCACTGACaattctaaaaaataaatacgtCAATTTGTTAAGACttttctaagcttttttgaAATTCACTATGTTCTTAAACAAgcaacaattttcaaaatatattcaatgctGAGTTGCTTTGCTCAAAGTTATAGAGCTAACaaaaaacaaggaatgacttaaatatGAATCTGTAATTGGCCACGGCCATTGGACATGTAATGGGCCTCTCTGTATAAATTGTGGCCCTTTTATGGCTCCAGATTTTGAAAAATATCAGAGTCACCACTGCTCCTCAGGcatcattataaaataaatactgaaagAGTAAGAGTCACCTCACAAACATGCAGCCTGCGATTAAGGCTTGTTATTTTGGATTGCTTTGTTTTACATGTtgcaagcaaaaaaaaaaccttgtgagCCATGAAATGGATATTTCCCCTGATACTCAGCCTCTAAAATACAGATCAGTTTACATATCACTGACTATGGAGTCTCTTCTTTCGTTAAAATAGCATCAGTGATGTGTTTCCACCCTAAACTTTCCTTTGGGAACATTAAAAAGAACTTCTTTGGAGGATGTAATAAAAGAGAAACTTCAGTAAACTTACCAGGTAAGCAGGAGAGGCAATGAAGGCCCCCAGTGCCCCAGCCCCTGCCCCTGCCAGCAGACTCCCCCCGTGCAGTGAGGTGATACCAAAAGCTTCACAGTAGGAATAGGAGCCCAGCCTCACACCATTCATCATACCCTGGTAGATCAGGCCGACTGAGAGGCCCTTCTGCAGGCCCCGGAGCCCGTCTGTGCGGCCCACCACCCACAGGGCCTGGAGGGCTCCCCGGTAGTGCCTCTGGTAGGATCCACGTGCACACAGCTCTCCCTGGAGCTGCAGACGGGTCTTCACAACCTCCAGGGGATTGGTGAACACACATGCCGCGCAGCAGGCCAGAGCACCCAGGGCGAAGTCCAGGGGTGGCCAAACAGCTGGAGGGGGCGGCGAGGGGCCAAAGACATCACAGGGGACCGCAGACACCGTGGATGTCATCCTGTGGGGAGGCTGGGCACCAAACACAGATTCTGTGGATGAAGTGTCCAGCAGCTGAGAACTGGTCATCCCTGAGAAATGATACTTTGTCCTTGTTGTTGTCACACTTCCTGCTTGTTTGAGATATCAGGGAACAAGGAGAGTGTGTTGTACTTAGCACAGAACAGTGACGTCAAAAACAAACGCTATCAGCCTTTGTGATGACACATTGAATCTTTGTTCAGCATGTGTATCACATGACACCCAGCCCCTCTGGTGTCCTTCTGCAGTGACTTTCATTAG includes:
- the slc25a34 gene encoding solute carrier family 25 member 34 → MTSSQLLDTSSTESVFGAQPPHRMTSTVSAVPCDVFGPSPPPPAVWPPLDFALGALACCAACVFTNPLEVVKTRLQLQGELCARGSYQRHYRGALQALWVVGRTDGLRGLQKGLSVGLIYQGMMNGVRLGSYSYCEAFGITSLHGGSLLAGAGAGALGAFIASPAYLVKTHLQAQTVEAIAVGHQHNHLGVSDAFTSIYRREGLIGLWRGVNGAVPRVMVGSAAQLATFTSAKDWVSHTQWLSPNRWLTALVAAMISGVAVAITMTPFDVISTRLYNQPVDEFRRGRLYHGFSDCMLKVCQAEGLLGFYKGMGPVFLRLAPHTVLSMLFWDLMRHHRVDQSQGRS